The proteins below come from a single Leptospira levettii genomic window:
- the uvrC gene encoding excinuclease ABC subunit UvrC, with product MKDALILKTIQEKIKNLGSLPGCYLWKNQLGQVIYVGKALKLQSRVRSYLNPNQKDRKTRALYVELYDLDWIATRTEKEALLLEATLIKKYNPKFNVRLKDDKKYPFLCVSTSEDYPMVFLTRKVKDNGDRYFGPFTDVKAARDTLELIHRIFPVRKTKLKLPLSKPQRPCLNFHMGRCLGPCQGNITKETYSELVDEILRFLEGKKDRLVADLKSAMLDASTKMEYERAGFLKQRIEKINQIREKQTVVSLDGGDEDILGISKRDDEGQIVILEVRGGRLEGKKSFPLTGLSFSDDEEAFNSFLRDYYLNVTILPSVVYLPTSAKGNHDVFLETILEKYGTSIKLKFPEMGPKKSLLRLAEKNAELSLTERILATKLRDQTVAMKELQEKLNLPTLPRTIECYDISHFQGSSPVASGVMFVEGKPYKSGYRHYKMRGYDGINDPGMIHEVIARRLSHLVNEEEPLPDLIVIDGGLTQLSRAAEAANALDLGHIPMVGLAKKREEIYFPGEKHPYSFDIHSPMMRLLRNVRDEAHRFGVTFQRLQRKKKALKSILDDIPDIGASRRKNILMYFQSKKKVTDATKEELEKVQGIGPVLAEKIYNNIQSLKKIEPR from the coding sequence ATGAAAGATGCCCTGATACTCAAAACCATCCAAGAAAAAATAAAAAACTTAGGTAGTTTACCAGGTTGTTATCTTTGGAAAAACCAATTGGGGCAAGTGATCTATGTGGGAAAAGCCCTGAAACTCCAATCACGAGTTAGGTCCTATCTCAACCCCAACCAAAAAGACAGAAAAACAAGAGCACTCTATGTTGAATTGTATGATTTGGATTGGATTGCAACTAGGACAGAAAAAGAAGCCTTATTACTCGAAGCCACTCTCATCAAAAAATACAACCCTAAGTTCAATGTTAGGTTAAAAGATGATAAAAAATATCCATTCTTATGTGTCTCCACAAGTGAAGACTATCCAATGGTGTTTTTGACAAGAAAGGTGAAAGACAATGGGGATAGGTATTTTGGACCGTTTACGGATGTCAAAGCTGCAAGGGATACGTTAGAGCTCATCCATCGTATATTTCCTGTTAGGAAAACGAAATTAAAACTTCCTCTTTCAAAACCACAAAGACCATGCCTAAATTTTCATATGGGACGGTGCCTTGGGCCTTGCCAAGGAAATATCACAAAAGAAACCTATTCCGAGTTAGTTGATGAAATCCTCCGTTTTTTAGAAGGTAAAAAAGATCGTCTAGTTGCCGATTTAAAATCAGCGATGTTAGATGCATCCACCAAAATGGAATATGAACGAGCAGGATTTCTCAAACAAAGGATCGAAAAAATTAATCAAATCCGAGAAAAACAAACTGTTGTTAGTTTAGATGGTGGAGATGAAGATATTTTAGGGATTAGCAAACGAGACGATGAAGGTCAGATTGTTATACTGGAAGTGAGAGGAGGAAGGTTGGAAGGGAAAAAATCTTTCCCATTGACAGGGCTTTCTTTTTCAGATGATGAAGAGGCATTTAATTCCTTCTTACGCGATTATTATCTAAATGTAACCATATTACCAAGTGTTGTGTATTTACCAACTTCTGCGAAAGGTAATCATGATGTTTTTTTAGAAACAATTCTCGAAAAATACGGAACATCCATCAAATTAAAATTCCCTGAGATGGGTCCTAAAAAATCCTTACTCCGCCTAGCGGAAAAAAATGCGGAATTGAGTTTAACAGAACGTATCCTCGCAACAAAACTTCGGGACCAAACCGTTGCCATGAAGGAACTACAAGAAAAATTAAATTTACCGACACTACCAAGGACAATTGAGTGTTATGATATTTCCCATTTCCAAGGGAGTTCCCCTGTTGCCAGTGGTGTGATGTTTGTTGAAGGAAAACCTTATAAATCTGGGTATCGGCATTATAAGATGAGAGGATATGATGGGATCAATGATCCCGGTATGATCCATGAAGTGATTGCAAGAAGGTTAAGCCATTTGGTAAACGAAGAAGAGCCACTTCCTGATTTAATTGTGATCGATGGAGGACTTACCCAATTATCTCGAGCAGCGGAAGCGGCGAATGCACTGGATTTGGGTCATATTCCGATGGTAGGCCTTGCAAAAAAACGAGAAGAGATTTATTTTCCAGGGGAAAAACATCCATATAGTTTTGATATCCATTCCCCCATGATGCGACTCCTTCGTAATGTACGGGATGAAGCCCACAGGTTTGGTGTTACCTTCCAACGATTACAAAGGAAGAAAAAAGCTCTCAAATCCATTTTGGATGATATCCCCGATATCGGAGCGAGTAGAAGAAAAAATATTCTGATGTATTTCCAATCAAAAAAGAAAGTCACTGATGCAACAAAAGAAGAATTGGAAAAAGTACAAGGCATAGGGCCTGTACTTGCTGAAAAAATTTACAATAACATTCAATCCTTAAAAAAAATAGAACCGAGATAA
- a CDS encoding LIC11755 family lipoprotein, protein MKQFLLIFIVFGFSCTSQNQSPFYFYDDSLGEVPEFFFEYGTKDSSLNLPDSNELFHYENGIFCVYSIPISLYKLELGAKFRICSKLNEESSKRWKTGFSLLKNQKSEYQTFFEFGKGWNLSFTTFGKWKEKRKEIDPIIEWKEQVFSTGLVTYQSFAIPHPIFLQKSNSECEVVYRSYSLSNSENQTPTIDFEFPCPPVEKVLDLVLSQNQNWISSCEIGSPNVSELFRHSESDYLRYLEWENTKDKVICPYAETLEREKDGVTITFQSEDFRKRSRVMLPHGILLLSDNPKYQGILIPKQFLSQLGTTETIRFGESVLYDASFDFKQGEEYFAKQWRTTSCRDQKKLWETEGSFCGNPGLPNYLEENSISNTIPKCFPSQIHLTEFYPGNETDSNFPFPAYFEFRNEGTTCDLSSLNWILNGNVYPFSAKEEILNQNGIFLMTNERWLGWNLLEREKPFTIPKQMFQIPPFLIQSRLSEESISVEFDPNRFHLLRKGNQNRFSIIVQEKEVPHPRIQSDPRLLSYGFQLSPGVHETNQINFIGSSLLELAQNPYPFFDFGFIEGEEGIGSFQSSEKKDYFYWKPSGTKIVTFGYEPNLCNGENIYHLPSGFFGESFNSLSYVEKITSNNRLIIWSDALIKEKSYDNTRSLHPEIAPIFFSSSMVSSFPCPGLWRSPGVEKISSLEIVKLRDQVGYLANSPLGNVGSFLFGNQRQKLPISILPLSDLQFNLDLTNVFSGHSEEQMYSYFSHPNLIKPIGFLEKKGPIQIEAIYPNPFLSQNEWVYVCNRSGNSEDLSSYLIEDETSTDDLVSYQSRFPNGTPTGKNGKGFITNDTVLPPSKCAWIVDPDGKDWYLPIFHSESDRLITVVTTQTIGNGISSGEFLQLRKKSNGVYILISSFGHKESASNFRKTTSTGEYLWLKTNAEGTTPDDFEVYREEN, encoded by the coding sequence GTGAAACAATTTTTACTCATCTTTATTGTCTTCGGATTCTCTTGTACTTCACAGAACCAATCTCCATTTTATTTTTATGATGATTCTTTAGGAGAGGTTCCTGAATTTTTTTTTGAATATGGAACAAAGGATTCGTCACTCAATTTACCAGATTCAAATGAACTATTCCATTATGAAAATGGGATTTTTTGTGTGTATTCCATTCCCATCTCATTATACAAATTAGAGTTAGGTGCAAAATTCAGAATTTGTTCCAAACTGAATGAAGAGAGTTCCAAGCGTTGGAAAACAGGTTTTTCTCTTTTAAAAAATCAAAAATCAGAATACCAAACGTTTTTTGAATTTGGAAAGGGTTGGAATCTTTCATTCACAACATTTGGGAAATGGAAAGAGAAACGAAAAGAAATCGATCCAATCATAGAGTGGAAGGAACAAGTATTCTCAACAGGCCTTGTGACGTACCAAAGTTTTGCAATCCCTCACCCTATTTTTTTGCAAAAATCAAATTCAGAATGTGAGGTTGTTTACCGTTCGTATTCACTCTCTAATTCGGAAAACCAAACCCCAACAATTGACTTCGAATTTCCATGCCCTCCTGTGGAGAAGGTTCTCGATTTGGTCTTAAGCCAAAACCAAAATTGGATTTCTAGTTGTGAGATTGGTTCCCCTAACGTATCAGAATTGTTCCGTCATTCAGAATCTGACTATTTGCGTTATTTAGAATGGGAGAATACAAAAGATAAGGTGATCTGTCCTTACGCGGAAACACTCGAAAGGGAAAAGGATGGAGTTACAATCACATTCCAATCGGAAGATTTTCGAAAACGTAGCCGAGTCATGTTACCCCATGGTATCCTACTTTTATCAGACAATCCAAAATACCAAGGGATACTCATCCCCAAACAATTTTTATCACAACTGGGAACAACGGAAACCATTCGATTTGGAGAATCGGTGTTGTATGATGCCTCGTTTGATTTCAAACAAGGTGAGGAATATTTTGCGAAACAGTGGAGAACTACTTCTTGCCGTGACCAAAAAAAACTATGGGAAACTGAAGGATCTTTTTGCGGTAATCCAGGTTTGCCAAACTACCTGGAAGAAAATTCCATTTCAAATACAATCCCCAAATGTTTTCCAAGTCAGATCCATCTCACAGAATTTTATCCAGGAAACGAAACGGATTCAAATTTCCCTTTTCCTGCTTACTTTGAATTTCGAAATGAAGGCACAACTTGCGATTTATCATCCTTAAATTGGATTTTGAATGGGAATGTTTATCCATTTTCGGCGAAAGAAGAAATTCTAAATCAGAATGGAATTTTCCTAATGACTAATGAACGTTGGTTAGGTTGGAATCTTTTAGAAAGGGAAAAACCATTTACTATCCCGAAACAAATGTTTCAAATCCCTCCCTTTCTCATCCAAAGTCGTTTATCAGAAGAGAGTATCTCTGTAGAGTTTGATCCAAATCGTTTTCATTTACTTCGAAAAGGAAACCAAAATCGGTTTTCCATCATTGTCCAAGAGAAAGAGGTTCCTCATCCCCGAATTCAGAGTGATCCAAGATTACTTTCTTATGGATTTCAGTTGAGCCCTGGTGTACATGAAACAAACCAAATCAATTTCATTGGCAGTTCGCTCTTAGAACTGGCACAAAACCCGTATCCATTTTTTGATTTCGGATTCATTGAAGGGGAAGAAGGGATTGGTTCATTTCAATCGAGTGAAAAGAAAGATTATTTCTATTGGAAACCGAGTGGCACTAAAATTGTAACCTTTGGATACGAACCAAATCTATGTAATGGTGAAAACATTTACCATTTGCCTTCTGGTTTTTTTGGCGAATCCTTTAATTCTTTGTCGTACGTTGAAAAAATTACATCTAACAATCGTTTAATAATATGGAGTGATGCCCTTATAAAAGAAAAATCTTACGACAACACTCGTTCCCTTCATCCCGAAATTGCACCCATCTTTTTTTCATCATCAATGGTAAGTTCGTTTCCTTGTCCAGGATTATGGAGGAGTCCGGGTGTTGAAAAAATTTCCAGTTTGGAAATTGTAAAATTAAGAGACCAAGTTGGTTACTTGGCAAATTCACCGTTAGGAAACGTTGGTTCTTTTCTTTTTGGAAACCAGAGACAGAAATTACCAATCTCTATACTACCATTGTCTGACTTACAATTTAACTTGGATTTAACGAATGTTTTCTCTGGTCACTCAGAAGAGCAGATGTATTCTTATTTTTCACATCCAAATTTAATCAAACCAATTGGATTTTTGGAAAAAAAGGGACCAATTCAAATTGAAGCTATTTATCCGAATCCTTTTCTCTCACAGAATGAATGGGTTTATGTATGCAATCGTTCTGGAAACTCAGAGGATTTGAGTTCGTATCTAATTGAAGATGAAACATCAACAGACGATTTGGTTTCTTACCAATCTCGGTTTCCGAATGGAACACCAACTGGTAAAAATGGAAAAGGATTTATCACAAACGATACAGTTTTACCACCTTCCAAATGTGCCTGGATTGTGGATCCGGATGGTAAAGATTGGTACTTACCGATCTTTCATTCCGAATCAGATCGATTGATCACGGTTGTTACAACACAAACGATTGGAAATGGAATCTCATCTGGCGAATTCTTACAACTTCGAAAAAAGAGTAATGGGGTTTACATTCTCATTTCATCCTTCGGGCATAAGGAAAGTGCATCTAACTTTCGTAAGACAACAAGTACGGGAGAATACCTATGGTTGAAAACAAATGCAGAAGGTACCACTCCAGATGACTTTGAAGTCTACCGTGAGGAAAATTGA
- a CDS encoding LA_2168 family protein, with translation MKPSHHLTNVFFYFLVLFLIPLTKVNGIGLEFGIYGYELFLKENQTKRPLEVPNWDFFSQRWSRVFRNDGYLNRSSGESGFVGLKDKNNRNQIHWDLDAKLTTGPETGLRNYYLGKNHFLGYKSKMFFLGVGRREHLFSPKSFSSQYDGGEGLFLEIKPESNLTFQLMIWDFYSGSLLLSKDQFHGLLRNETSSEFSTSEKKNDGFHRSHHRRHSFGIHYGESNSLRLGVHYMELGSFGPNTKDHPSETKKNSADGDSIFSGNIGFGIQWEHLSFEFDFLWCKGSDRTRSQIAETPGIIPIAGEAFQVGTELKLGEFKLRSSHFLSDTAETNQNHQIVNEGYVSMGTHPSQTPYLSQIFRIFPSAAVTESGYEKNLALIEGRAFGYLTELVLSYQYQQVIVKLIGNYFVPYHQNGLLDGRIHFQKRQFEKFFVSEGMLEVALKEEEGFELGVGISQLYLPESMGIRSNFGYVYGRYQI, from the coding sequence TTGAAACCTTCACACCATCTAACAAACGTATTTTTCTATTTTTTAGTTTTGTTTTTGATTCCTTTGACAAAAGTGAATGGGATTGGACTTGAGTTTGGTATTTATGGATATGAATTATTTTTAAAAGAAAACCAAACCAAAAGGCCTTTGGAAGTGCCAAATTGGGATTTTTTTAGCCAAAGATGGAGTCGTGTATTTCGTAACGATGGTTATTTGAATCGAAGCTCGGGAGAGTCAGGTTTTGTAGGATTAAAAGATAAGAACAACCGAAACCAAATCCATTGGGACCTGGATGCCAAACTCACAACAGGACCAGAAACTGGATTACGAAATTATTATTTAGGAAAAAATCATTTTTTAGGGTACAAGTCCAAAATGTTTTTCTTAGGTGTGGGCCGACGGGAACACTTATTTTCACCTAAAAGTTTTTCATCTCAATATGATGGTGGAGAAGGTTTATTCTTAGAAATAAAACCTGAATCAAATCTTACGTTTCAATTGATGATTTGGGATTTTTATTCAGGATCACTCCTCCTCTCGAAAGACCAATTTCATGGTTTACTTCGTAATGAAACCTCATCTGAATTTTCAACCTCCGAAAAAAAGAATGATGGGTTTCACCGTTCCCATCATAGGAGGCATAGTTTTGGCATTCATTATGGAGAATCTAATTCTTTACGACTAGGAGTTCACTACATGGAACTAGGGAGTTTTGGACCAAACACAAAAGACCATCCAAGCGAAACAAAGAAAAATTCAGCAGATGGGGATTCGATTTTTTCTGGGAATATTGGATTTGGAATTCAATGGGAACACTTATCTTTTGAGTTTGATTTTTTGTGGTGTAAAGGGAGTGACAGGACTCGTTCCCAAATCGCCGAAACACCAGGAATCATTCCGATTGCAGGTGAGGCATTTCAAGTTGGCACTGAATTAAAGTTAGGTGAATTTAAATTAAGAAGTTCTCATTTTCTTTCTGATACCGCAGAAACAAATCAAAACCATCAGATTGTAAATGAAGGTTATGTATCAATGGGAACACACCCAAGCCAAACTCCATATCTATCCCAGATTTTTCGAATATTTCCATCGGCCGCCGTGACTGAATCAGGGTATGAAAAGAACTTAGCTCTCATTGAAGGAAGAGCCTTCGGGTATTTAACAGAATTGGTCCTTTCTTACCAATACCAACAAGTTATAGTTAAGTTAATCGGGAATTATTTTGTGCCTTACCACCAAAATGGTTTGCTAGATGGTCGGATCCATTTTCAAAAAAGGCAATTTGAAAAATTTTTTGTTTCAGAAGGAATGTTGGAAGTGGCACTAAAAGAAGAGGAAGGGTTTGAATTAGGCGTTGGAATTTCTCAGTTATATCTACCGGAATCTATGGGAATTCGTTCTAATTTTGGATATGTCTATGGAAGGTACCAAATTTGA
- a CDS encoding phospholipase D-like domain-containing protein has product MKTETEKKFIPFIPVLSVWFVLFCHAPKSKLDLSSFLFPSPLSEIYFSYPGRNVSKEKKRIIKDVILSEIHKSNESIRMYLYSIDDYEIISALYAKKRDGVNVQIYGDKDEDYKELESFGFQVQRWEGSGIHHTKIMILDRKRMFLGTGNFTSHGLETDHNVYWIQNLKLPEYDALASTLEGKNPLGVVEVGNLEYLFAPDAGLEIQTRILEAIDAAKVSIQYLIYSHYDPVISLKLLEASKRGVRLEGIYNSPKQTNPEAIYLSQYLQFPSLIWEDGNVDFVYEENSYKGGLLHHKTMVIDERDVYVGSYNYSVSARDKNKEVFVKMSHPTITKEFLQEWKRIETNAIPLSPSQVSPDTDEPFELHTYTVKRFQNPLYETNLFFQESGGFDSNSNALAKSYQQSLAFVGIPNNHLWEREWGRFHWESVEGDPIWEMSEGTDITLSLQNYFLGTYVGLSNGEKIQSISVWDGSHPKELIPIDSNSIAVGRSNFRQGKNLWMWVHTEKRTISFCHTKQKNTIPRWMVFLLNRLKAKQNQTLVCSND; this is encoded by the coding sequence TTGAAAACGGAAACAGAAAAAAAGTTTATTCCTTTCATTCCCGTTTTGAGTGTATGGTTTGTTTTGTTTTGTCATGCGCCAAAATCAAAATTAGATCTGTCTTCCTTTTTATTTCCAAGTCCACTCAGTGAAATTTATTTTTCCTACCCAGGTAGGAATGTTTCAAAAGAAAAAAAGAGAATTATAAAGGATGTGATTCTTTCTGAAATTCATAAGTCGAATGAATCCATTCGTATGTATCTGTATTCAATTGATGACTATGAAATCATCTCTGCTCTTTATGCCAAAAAGAGAGACGGAGTGAATGTCCAAATTTATGGCGACAAAGATGAGGATTACAAGGAGTTGGAGTCGTTTGGATTCCAAGTACAACGTTGGGAAGGTTCAGGGATTCACCATACAAAAATCATGATACTGGATCGAAAACGAATGTTCCTTGGTACAGGAAATTTTACTTCACATGGATTGGAAACAGATCATAATGTTTATTGGATCCAAAATCTAAAACTACCTGAATATGATGCGCTTGCTTCCACATTGGAAGGTAAAAATCCTTTGGGTGTGGTTGAAGTAGGGAACTTAGAATACCTATTTGCACCTGATGCAGGGTTAGAAATCCAAACACGAATCCTTGAGGCGATTGATGCGGCAAAAGTATCCATTCAATATTTGATCTACTCACATTACGATCCAGTCATTAGTTTGAAGTTATTAGAAGCTTCAAAACGAGGGGTGCGATTAGAGGGAATTTATAACTCACCCAAACAAACCAATCCAGAGGCAATTTATCTAAGCCAATATTTGCAATTTCCTTCTCTAATCTGGGAAGATGGAAATGTTGACTTTGTGTATGAAGAGAATTCTTACAAAGGTGGACTCTTACACCATAAAACAATGGTGATCGACGAACGGGACGTATATGTTGGCTCTTATAATTATTCTGTATCAGCAAGGGATAAAAACAAAGAAGTCTTTGTCAAAATGAGTCACCCAACCATTACCAAAGAATTTTTACAGGAATGGAAAAGGATCGAAACAAATGCCATCCCACTCTCACCTTCCCAAGTTTCTCCTGATACAGATGAACCTTTTGAGTTACATACTTATACAGTAAAAAGATTCCAAAATCCCTTGTACGAAACAAATTTGTTTTTCCAAGAATCAGGTGGTTTTGATTCTAACTCCAATGCACTTGCAAAATCATACCAACAATCTTTGGCTTTCGTTGGGATTCCAAACAATCATTTGTGGGAAAGAGAATGGGGAAGGTTTCATTGGGAATCAGTCGAAGGGGATCCTATTTGGGAAATGAGTGAGGGAACTGATATCACTCTGAGTTTACAAAATTACTTTCTTGGAACATATGTGGGTCTTTCGAATGGAGAAAAAATCCAATCCATTTCGGTTTGGGATGGGAGTCATCCGAAAGAATTGATTCCTATCGATTCCAACTCCATTGCAGTGGGAAGGTCAAACTTTAGGCAGGGTAAAAATCTTTGGATGTGGGTCCACACAGAGAAACGAACAATCTCCTTTTGCCATACCAAACAAAAAAATACCATTCCAAGATGGATGGTATTTTTGCTAAACCGATTAAAGGCAAAACAGAATCAAACTTTGGTTTGTTCTAATGACTAG
- a CDS encoding MFS transporter, whose amino-acid sequence MKKNLSLAIFQHKDFRFFIVARFFMVLAINIQATIVGWQVYELTGSVLDLGLVGLFEAIPSILVSLYAGHLADLRDRRNIIVVCLFFLLVCSLTLFAFTGPLFYLLETYKAYPIFLVILVSGIARGFISPAIFSFVTQLVPREHYPHSAAWMGTSFQAGAVIGPALGGIVYGSFGIHWAYGLDSICIGLPFLLFFWIKKRSLPESKVKEPLKDSLLKGLKFVLKNEIMLGAMALDMFAVLFGGAVALLPVFAKDILFVGSEGLGYLRAAPSFGALIMAYYLTYKPPLEKSGKVLLSCVFGFGICMLVFGLSHSFYLSLFALFLSGVFDSVSVVVRSTIMQTMTPEDMRGRVSAINKVFIGSSNEIGAFESGISAKFLGTVGSVVFGATMTVLIVMFTYRMAPKLKELELKNWV is encoded by the coding sequence ATGAAAAAAAATCTTTCTTTAGCCATTTTCCAACATAAAGACTTTCGGTTTTTTATTGTCGCAAGGTTTTTTATGGTCCTTGCGATCAATATTCAAGCAACGATTGTTGGTTGGCAGGTTTATGAACTCACTGGTAGTGTATTAGACCTCGGTCTTGTTGGATTATTTGAAGCCATTCCGTCCATCCTCGTCTCACTTTATGCAGGCCACCTAGCAGACCTTAGGGACCGCAGAAATATCATTGTAGTTTGTCTGTTTTTTTTACTCGTCTGTTCCCTCACCTTATTTGCATTTACGGGTCCATTGTTTTATCTATTGGAAACTTATAAGGCATATCCGATATTTTTAGTGATTTTAGTTTCGGGGATTGCACGTGGGTTTATCTCCCCTGCTATTTTTAGTTTTGTAACCCAACTGGTCCCCAGAGAACATTACCCCCATTCAGCAGCTTGGATGGGAACTTCTTTCCAGGCAGGTGCCGTGATTGGCCCTGCTCTTGGTGGAATTGTGTATGGAAGTTTTGGGATCCACTGGGCTTATGGACTTGATTCTATTTGTATTGGTTTACCATTCCTCTTGTTTTTCTGGATTAAAAAACGAAGTTTACCAGAATCAAAAGTCAAAGAACCTCTAAAAGATAGCCTACTCAAAGGTCTAAAATTTGTTTTAAAAAATGAAATCATGTTAGGTGCAATGGCACTTGATATGTTTGCTGTTTTATTTGGCGGAGCCGTAGCCCTTCTTCCTGTATTTGCAAAGGACATTTTATTTGTGGGTTCAGAAGGACTTGGGTATTTGCGCGCAGCACCTTCCTTTGGTGCTTTGATTATGGCCTATTACCTCACTTACAAACCACCACTTGAAAAATCGGGAAAGGTTTTACTCTCTTGTGTATTTGGATTTGGGATCTGTATGTTGGTGTTTGGATTATCCCATTCATTTTATCTCTCCCTATTTGCTTTATTTTTATCAGGTGTATTTGATAGTGTTTCCGTCGTAGTCCGTTCGACCATCATGCAAACGATGACTCCGGAAGATATGCGTGGGCGAGTGAGTGCTATCAATAAAGTGTTTATCGGTTCTTCCAATGAAATTGGTGCCTTTGAATCGGGTATCTCTGCTAAATTTTTGGGGACAGTTGGTTCCGTTGTGTTTGGAGCCACAATGACGGTTCTCATTGTGATGTTTACGTATCGGATGGCACCCAAACTAAAAGAACTAGAGCTAAAAAACTGGGTTTAA
- a CDS encoding LBF_2017 N-terminal domain-containing protein: MKQNLTLILTFLLLIFSSLDSKPKRELRILIDAEADANFELELWQEKPSETEASIAPKPPEVIQFKGNRITVTPKDDFEYFRVRRLGEYGAKGFWTQVFSTNVDPGSPLSVPREFVTKKTFEPKPVPKNQVSVISNDSFVIVKEKEVGTRYLTKDHIYVSPTDDASGIAEVRYRVNDGQWNSAKSLASIPFTEEGEYKLFYFSVDMAGNKEPIQILEFIRDTIPPTSNVEWMGTMSKGKGNTNFLSPTSAIRLVSKDNRSGVKDILYSVTCQSGTQSEFKSFTTDISVLGLKSECKGSFQMFYYAVDQVGNEEPVKTLNFQLGSESN, translated from the coding sequence ATGAAACAAAATCTAACTTTAATCCTCACTTTTTTATTACTGATTTTTAGTTCCCTAGATTCCAAACCAAAAAGGGAACTAAGAATCCTCATCGATGCAGAAGCCGATGCCAATTTTGAATTGGAACTTTGGCAAGAAAAACCAAGTGAAACGGAAGCATCAATTGCGCCAAAACCACCGGAAGTAATTCAGTTCAAAGGGAACCGAATTACTGTCACTCCAAAAGATGACTTCGAATACTTTCGTGTTCGCAGGTTAGGTGAATATGGAGCAAAAGGATTTTGGACCCAAGTGTTCTCTACAAATGTGGACCCTGGTTCTCCTTTGTCTGTTCCAAGAGAATTTGTAACCAAAAAAACATTTGAACCGAAACCAGTTCCGAAAAATCAAGTTTCCGTAATCTCTAACGATAGTTTTGTGATTGTTAAAGAGAAAGAGGTTGGCACACGGTATTTAACGAAAGACCATATTTATGTATCACCTACCGATGATGCATCGGGTATTGCTGAGGTTCGTTACCGAGTGAATGATGGGCAATGGAATTCGGCAAAGTCCTTAGCTTCGATTCCTTTTACAGAAGAAGGAGAATACAAATTATTTTACTTCTCTGTGGACATGGCAGGAAACAAGGAACCAATACAAATATTAGAATTTATTAGAGATACAATTCCACCAACATCCAATGTAGAGTGGATGGGTACAATGTCCAAAGGAAAAGGGAATACAAACTTTTTATCCCCAACTTCGGCAATTCGATTGGTATCAAAAGACAATCGAAGTGGAGTAAAGGATATTCTGTATTCGGTCACCTGCCAATCAGGTACCCAATCTGAGTTTAAATCCTTTACTACAGACATTTCAGTATTGGGTTTAAAATCAGAATGTAAAGGTTCCTTCCAAATGTTTTATTATGCAGTGGACCAAGTAGGAAATGAAGAACCTGTAAAAACTTTAAATTTCCAATTGGGAAGTGAATCGAATTAA
- a CDS encoding FecR domain-containing protein produces the protein MRKSIVHTILVLIIMLCQFPVMAEPDAALEPITITVQKGETLSLISERHLSDPKRWPELLKYNKIPNPDLIKPGLSLVVPVFLRKAVVGVTEFVMGQVEWNGTGGKGPWTPLKLGQELHPNDQIKTNGKGKTDIHINQVGMVRILNNSHFEVKGEDKKGGPVTVALFKGSLDAKVAKSDPPVANHKFNIVSPSSTAGVRGTEFRVELDEKLSSTISCFEGVVDVNAQGKTVELTQGMATFVEKGKSPVQPYKIPEAPRIKEE, from the coding sequence ATGAGAAAGTCCATCGTACACACTATCCTAGTACTTATCATAATGTTATGCCAATTCCCAGTAATGGCAGAACCAGATGCGGCATTGGAACCCATTACCATCACCGTCCAAAAGGGAGAAACTCTTTCTCTCATTTCGGAACGCCACCTTTCTGATCCGAAACGTTGGCCAGAACTTCTGAAATACAATAAAATCCCAAATCCCGATTTGATCAAACCAGGTCTTTCCCTTGTGGTGCCTGTTTTTTTAAGAAAGGCTGTGGTAGGTGTCACTGAATTTGTGATGGGACAAGTGGAATGGAATGGAACTGGTGGAAAAGGACCTTGGACTCCACTCAAACTTGGCCAAGAATTACACCCGAATGACCAAATCAAAACCAATGGAAAAGGAAAAACGGACATCCACATCAACCAAGTAGGTATGGTTCGTATCTTAAACAATAGCCATTTTGAAGTCAAAGGTGAAGATAAAAAAGGTGGGCCTGTGACAGTGGCTCTTTTTAAAGGAAGCCTTGATGCAAAAGTGGCAAAAAGTGATCCACCAGTTGCCAATCATAAATTCAATATTGTTAGCCCTTCTTCGACTGCCGGTGTGAGAGGGACTGAGTTCCGTGTGGAACTCGATGAAAAATTAAGTTCTACAATCTCTTGTTTTGAAGGTGTTGTGGATGTGAATGCCCAAGGGAAAACGGTAGAACTCACACAAGGAATGGCAACGTTTGTTGAAAAAGGAAAGTCTCCTGTTCAACCTTATAAAATTCCAGAAGCACCTCGTATCAAAGAAGAATAG